TCTGTCCATGAGCCATCGTAAACGGCTGTTTTATTTTCGTTTACCAATTCGCTAGCCAATAGAATAATGCAAGCTGTTAAACCCGAACCGCATGAAAAAACCAGTGGGCGCTCATCTAGATTTAAGTCTTTAAATATGTTTTTTAATTCTTCTACAGGTTTATATTTCCCATTGTCGAGAACTTTGCTAAAAGGCAAATTACAAGAGTTAGGAATGTGGCCGCTAGACAAACCTTTTCTAGGTTCTGGTGATGTTCCGATAAATCTGCCTTCTGAGCGGGCATCGATTACGATACTACTTTTATCATCGATATTGCTTAATACAAACCCAGTATCTTTTACCATTTCAGGATAGAAGCTTGCTTTAAAATCTCCTGCTTCAAAAGTCTTCTCAGTGATGGTTTCAGTTTCATAACCGGCTTCAATCCATGCAGGCAAACCACCATCTAATACAGCTACATTTTTGTGCCCCATTATTTTAAACATCCACCAAACTCTCGGGCTAGAATAAACACCAAGATTGTCGTACACCACAATTTTGCTATTTGCATTGATTCCCAGTTTTTGACAAGCTGCTTCAAAATCTTGCGGTTGTGGTAATGTATTAGGAAAAGCACTTTTAGGGGCGCTAAAATCATTTTTTAAATCAAACAAACGAGCACTTTTAATATGAATATTCGCTAAGTCAGTGGTTATTCCTGCCTTATTGTCTTTCATACTTGCATCAAGAATAATCAAATCCGAATCGTTAATGATGCTCTGTAAATACTGTGGATCAACTAAAGGTGTCTTCATTTTTGGTTTGTTATTTAGTGGGGTTTAAAAAATGACACTTGAAAAATAGTATTAAAAATTCTTTATTACAATTTAAGTGTGATGAAGGGCGGAGACTAATCATTTTTTTCGTTAAGGCAAGTATTTCGATTTATTGAAAGATGAAACACATCTGTAAATTTTATGTTGATCAGTAAGGTCTTCTACAGTTAT
The window above is part of the Chondrinema litorale genome. Proteins encoded here:
- a CDS encoding sulfurtransferase, with translation MKTPLVDPQYLQSIINDSDLIILDASMKDNKAGITTDLANIHIKSARLFDLKNDFSAPKSAFPNTLPQPQDFEAACQKLGINANSKIVVYDNLGVYSSPRVWWMFKIMGHKNVAVLDGGLPAWIEAGYETETITEKTFEAGDFKASFYPEMVKDTGFVLSNIDDKSSIVIDARSEGRFIGTSPEPRKGLSSGHIPNSCNLPFSKVLDNGKYKPVEELKNIFKDLNLDERPLVFSCGSGLTACIILLASELVNENKTAVYDGSWTEWALTENMPIDKVEE